TCTAGCTCAGCATAAACTCGGGTCGATTGAAAAGTTCCTGCAACTTTGACGTTTCGCGATATTGCCTGAATCGAATTAGCCTACTTTGTGCAGATGGGGATGATGCGCCTGGAGGAAATCCAAATCCCGGGGATGTACCGGAGACGGCTCGtccatttgtttgtactaataAGCCATGAAGGTCAGCTCGTTCTAAATCCACTCTTCCTGCGCTCTGATTAGAGTGCAGTTTGTGAAGGAGGGGTTGCGCTCGCGCCTGCGCTCCGGTGATTTGCCACATGATACTGATCAGTTTGGTTTGTTGCCTGTTTCCGTCAACAGCGAAAGCGAACTACAGTGCCGCGGACAAGGAGCATCACATCGATCTGGACGTAGGCGATACGGTGATCATCGAACAGGAATCCTACCACTGGTACTACGGCCGTAACGGAAGCTCGGGCACCGTTGGTATATTCCCGAAGACCTACGTGCATCCGGTCGAGAACAGAACGTCACGCGATGGCGAACTGATTATACACCGGAGCGAGATCGTCGAGGAGATCACTACGGTGCTGAAGGAGTGGCAGTACCACTACAGACGCCTTTACCTGGCAACGGATCCGTGCTTCAAGCAGCTACAGGGCAAAATGCTCGAGCTCATAAGGTTACGTTCGCAGCTACTGTCCGGTAATCTGCCAGTAGACGAGATGCGGAACATCAAGTTGAAGGCGACGAGTGAGATCGACACGGGCAACAAGATCCTCCAGCTGGACATGATCGTGCGGGACGAGAGCGGCAACATACTGGACATCGAGTGTACCTCGACGACTCAGCTGTACGAGCATCATTTGAATGCCGTGGATCGTatcaagcgagcgagcaactcCACGAACAAGAACCGCACACCTGACATTGTGAACCGTCATTCACACAATCTGTTACTATCGGTGCACAACTTTGTGTGCCGGCTAAGTGAGGATACGGAAATACTGTTCACACTgtacgatggcgatgagatGAGAGCAATCACCGAAAACTTTGTGGTCCGGTGGAGCCGCCAGGGTATGGCGGCCGATTTGGATCAGTTCAACAACATCAAGGTCCTGTTCACTGATCTATCGGGGAACGATCTGAGCCGGAATAAAATATTTCTTGTGGCGTACGTCGTGCGGATAGGTGCAATGGAGGGAAAGGATACGGAGATAAGGCGTAGCAGCATGGCGAACTCGGTCGGCAATGGCACTTACAAGACGAATCGCAACCACATCTCCTCCCAGCTGAGCAACCCTGCATCACCTAGTACAGGAagtggtggtactggtagtGGGACGCCTTCGAGTACGGGTAGCCTTAATGGTATCCCGGATCTAAACATGCGCCGCCCGTTCGGTGTGGCCACGTTAGATTTGAAGCCGATCCTGAGACGATCGGAGGACTTCAAGAGTGATACACAACTCAAGATGCCATTCATCCCGTGTGAGAAGGAACCGCTGGAGGCTACGTTGCGCAAGCTGATCACCAACAAGGATCTAGGAGAGAAGAGTGATGCGGCAATCTGGATCAGTGTGGATATGCTGTACGGTGACATCAAACAGGTGCGCGATGAGTATCCCCATCTAGTGCTCGGTAACGTGGCGTTCGCACGGAAGATGGGCTTCCCGGAGGTGATCTTTCCGGGTGACGTGCGCAATGACCTCTACCTGACGCTCGTATCGGGCGAGTTCTCGAAGGGCTCCAAAAGTAGCGACAAAAACATCGAGGTAATGGCGTACGTGTGCAATAAGCAGGGCGTGACGATACCGGGTGTCATCAgctacggtggcggtggtggagcgcTGAATGAGTACAAGTCCGTCATCTACTACCACGAAGATCGCCCGAAGTGGAGTGAAACGTTCAAGATCGACGTGCCGATCGAGGAGTTCAAACAGTGCCATCTGAAATTCACCTTCCGGCACCGTAGCTCAAATGAGGCGAAGGATAGAACTGAAAAACCTTTCGGGATGTCATTTGTCCGGTTGATGAACGACGACGGTACGACATTACAGCACCGGCGCCATACGCTGCTGGTCTACAAGATCGACCACAAAAAGTACGACGAAGAATCACAGTACAACTATCTAAACTTACCTTCGTTGGCCGATGAACTACCGAACGGAAGCACCAAACCAGCCATCGCGGGCTTTAGTTTAGCCTCGAAAGATTCGTTTATCATTGAGACGAACCTGTGCAGTACCAAGCTGACGCAAAACGTCGACATACTGGGACTGTTGAATTGGTCTTCAAGGAAGGAAAAGTTGGAGGAATCACTGCACGCGTTGATGAAGGTGCGATGCGAGGAGGTCGTCAAGTTCCTGCAGGACATTCTGGACGCTCTGTTCAACATACTCGTCGACAATGGGGATCCGGACAAGTACGACAAGCTGGTGTTCGAGTGTTTACTACGGCTGATCGAGATCGTGTACGATCTCAAGTATCAGCACTTTCAATCCGTGCTCGATCTGTACATCAACGAAAGCTTCTCCGCGACACTGGCTTATGAGTAAGTAATGATAATGCATCCCAAACACATTAGTATCGATTACTCAcgatgtttcattttattctcATTATAGGAAACTGATCCAGGTTGTGCAAACGGATATCCGGAATGCGATCAATAGCATAGCAAGCACTGCTACATTGAATCGCTCCGCGTCCAACATCTACACGGTTAACGAGAACGACGAGAAGTTGTACCGTACGACCAAGTACCTGCAGTACATCATAAAGTTCATCGTTCGATCACGGGTGCTGTTTGCTGAGCTGAACCAGGACCGTGGGCGCGAAGAGTTTGAAGCTGGCCTGGAGCAGCTGCTTGAATCGTTTACCGAGCTGATCAAGTATCAGAACGATCTACTCAAATCACAGGGTGCACTGCTTAAGTATCTGCACATCATCGCCTCAGATCTGATGCAGGTGTACGAACCGCTGAAGTTGGGTCAAAAGATTGTTGACATCATAACGAACGTGCCAACCGGTCGGTTGAATCAATCAAAGATGACCTGCATTAAGGATGTGGTCGATTCGAAGCTGTTCAAGCTGCCCGAGTGTCGGGCCATTTTACTGCCCGTGTTTTGTCGACAAATCAAAGACAAGCTGGAGAGCAAGGAAGAGGTAAGTTTGACCGTTGTTGACACCGTAGAACTGCGGCAAGCTAGAAAAGACACAGCTCTGTCCAGCATATATATAGTGTCCATTCTTATACATTTGTTATGAGTTTGCATGCGTTTGTTGTCTTGCCTTCTGTTCGTCTCTGTGTgttattgtgtgtttgtgtgtgtatgcctcTATCACTTTCTATTACGCTTCTCACCTTTCTGTCTCATGCACAATCACGCCTTGTctttgattttccaatttttcactGTTTGTCCTTCTGTGTTCTCTGTCTCtatacatgtgtgtgttttgcctGTACTGTCTGTTTGTCGCACCCATCACGCCGCGTTGTACACGCTCTTTCTGCTGTGTTCACTAGTTTATCATGGCATTACTCTTCCTCTGCGCGGAAAGATGCCTTGAAAGCTGTCAAtatactgttgctgccatcACTGCACAGTATTGAAGTAAGCATGTCCGTCTCACCATCACAACATCATGCATTGCATGGTCGGTTACTCTCAAATCCCGCACAAGGATCTGACAGTCTTATCGATCGTGCCGCTCGATACTTGATCTAAATCACCACGATACTTCACAAAACTTCCTGTTATCACTTATCCTACGTCTTTCATCCCTATCCCACCAGCCTACTCTTATACTCATTACCCAATCGAATAACATGTAATCATATACTACTGTACATTTTTCACGATTGATCCTTACATCACCCTAATCTGTGAATATCATTTCAATGTCCTAATGAATGAACAAAAATATTGAGGTAAATGGGAAGGCTACTAAGTGTATGTTTAAACATCACCATTTCATGATCATTCACGTCTTCAGTTATACTAGCCAACTCCCTGTAGCATCATCGCTACTAGACGtcatccattttcatctctCAATTCAATGTGTACAGTACCGTAGCCTAATCTCGTTCATCGGTGTTGCCCATCGGTTATCGTGACCATAGTTCTACATGTTCAGCAGTAATGGTCCTGCCAGAGTTTAacgattgtatttttttttttcttttttactccATAACTTCCATTTCGGTACATCCgaacactactaccaccgaaCACTTCCTCTCAATTCAATCATCCgattctccttttccttccttatGAATATCCCCGTTTAATACGCTAAATCAATACACATCGATACAAACCAACTTCTACACCCAACAACAAATCATCCGGTGACTGGAACATGTCTCACAAAATGTGATCGATTGTTGGTAATCTTTGGTTACCGTTTTGGGAACAACTATGAAACATATATCAAAACTCCCGTACTTACTTGACCCTCCTTGATCCAATGTGTTATCATGAATCAATTTGAATTCATCGTAAACATATGATTGCACTTTTTCTTTATATTTCtattattttgtgtttttctatttgatatattgttgttgcttcttcaATTTGTAAACGTTGAACTTACGCGCCTTGCTTATGCGTATTTATTATAAATATCAAATGGTTTATGCGATACCATATTCGATCGGTTACATTCATTGGTCACCTCGATTAAAACAATCGccgcacacaaaacacacacgtacactcgTACAACTCCACTTACGGaccctttttgtgtgtgcacTCCAACGGCGGAAATTCACGATGATGGCGTGCTAACGATGGTGTGCTTCGTGAAATGTTGGTGCAAATTatatgatggtgatgattacggttggttggtggggttgatgatgatggtgggacATACACACTTAACAACATCGAGCAGGGTGACTTTATGTGCGACATACGGCAGCAGGAGAAAAACCTTATCAAAGCAGCCAAGGTGCTTGGGGAAAGTAAATCCCAGCTTCACACGCGTGAAACCACCGCTAAGACCAAGGTATATGACCTTCCTTTTTCAGCTTGATTATGATTAACCACTCTTATTTCACAGCCCTCTTGCCTCTGGTAATACTAGCAGTACCGATATGCACACACGCAGCTAGAAAGGACACTTAGAAGAAGGCCATTCGAACGTTTGTTGTGCTTTtgcaatagcagcagcgtcgAAGTCGCAGCGGCCACAGCATTACGCTTTAGCACACTTTTGCAGTGTTTTTTAGTGTTTCAACTACTGTGTGTTGTTCCTTCTACTTATCacacccttttttgtgtttctgtgtgctAGTTTTTCTACTTTATCTTTTACAATTCTCAagattattaattattaatcAATCGATTTTCGAGACTTCTTCTAATGCTTACTATCCTGGTTGTTTATGCGAGAGACAGGAAAAGGTGTGAAATCTACTGTATGTGATtgaatgaatgattttttATAACATATGTAAGGACGGATGAGCCGTATGTtttgaatgaatgatgatttgAATATATTATCAAGTATCTCGAGAGGCAAATTTCGAAATAAATATCGCATTTTTGTCGCAGGatgttttaaacaaaaatactAATCAAGGTTTATCTTACGCTTTTGCCATGCCCTGTCCCTGCGAAGGTGGCTGAATGTGTGAACATCATGAATAATatgctggagctgctgttcCAAAAGGATGCGGACATTGGACCTGTGGACGGGGATATACGGAACATCATGCTGATACTGTTGCGCACTGTCATTCAAAGCTCGATCGCGATGGATCGAAGTAATCCGCTGGTCGGCAACCTGGTGGCTGTCATGCTTGGGATCTTCCGCAGCATGAATGCATCCCACTACCAGTGCTACGTGAAGAGTTTCCTAACCAGCTACGACCTCCTGGACTTTCTTACCGAGATACTGCTCGTGTTCCAGGAGCTTGTCTCGAAGCCGGTCTTTCCGATCGACTGGCTCGATATGATCATGCACCAGAACACGGTGATACTGGAGAGCTTGCGGCACTTTGCCGGCATCATAATGGACCAGTTTTTCAGCCCGTTCGAGAAGCAAGTCTGGTCGAACTACTTCCAGTGCTCGATCACGTTCCTTACGCAGCCATCGCTGCAGCTGAACATGTTCAGCAAAACGAAGCAATCGGTAATACGCACCAACTATCGGGACATCCGGCGTGAGACGGTGTTTGAGATACGAAAGATGTGGTTCAATCTGGGCGAACACAAGATCATGTTCGTACCGCGGCTCGTGGGACCGATCCTGGAGATGAGTCTGATCCCCGAGGAGGATCTGCGACGAGCCACCATACCGATCTTCTTCGACATGATGCAGTGCGAGTATTATAGCTCACGGTTCGCCACGGAGAGCTATGGCGACACGAGGCGTAACACGGCACACATCAAGGGAAATTTTAATGACTTCGAGAAGGAGATCATCGAAAAGCTGGATCACTACATTGAAGGAGGCTACGGCGACGCTGAGTATAAGGATCTGTTCTACGAAATTATGCATGAATCGTGTAGCAGCCATAGCACGCTTCAATCCTACGGTGTGCAGTGTGTGCAGATACTGACCAGGTTGATGGAGAAGTTGCTCGAGTACCGGTGCTTGATACATGACGAGAGCAAAGAGAATCGTATGGCGTGTACGGTTAGTCTGCTACAGTTCTACTCCGATGTGAACCGGAAGGAGATGTACATCCGGTACGTCGATAAGTTATACGAGCTGCACATGGAGTTTGACAACTTCACCGAGGCGGCCTACACGCTGAAGCTGCACAGCAATGAGCTGTCGTGGGATGAGACGCCCCTGTCACTGttattgaaatcgaaacggCACATTCTCTCCTCGACACACCGGACATTGAAGGAGCAGCTCTATCGCAGCATGATTGATCTTTTTGACAAGGGCAAGATGTGGGAGTGTGCGATTGAATTGTGCAAGGAGCTGGCTCAACAGTACGAGAATGAGGTGTACGATTACCTTAGCTTAAGCGAACTGTACAAGCGGATGTCCACTTTCTATGAAAACATTCTACGTACGACACGGTACGAGTCGATCTACTATCGTGTGACCTTCTTTGGACTTGGATTTCCCGAATTCCTGCGCAACCGGGCATTCGTGTACCGGGGGAACGAGTACGAGGATGCGGGATCCTTCAATATGCGGATCCTGAGTCAGCATCCACGGGCCGAGCTACTCACGACACtaacaccggaaccggatgtaCAGCAGTCCGAGGGTCAGTTCGTACAGATCGTTAAGGTGGACCCCGTTTATAGGGATATGCGTTTCggaagcaaaaacacacaatcgaTCGCGTCGAATATTGTTAAGTTTTACAAATCCAACAACGTCACTGAGTTCCAGTTTTCACGCCCAATCCGGGACAGTACGGTTGGAGGTGATGACATTGCCAATACATCGTACGAGCGCACCATTATGCGTACGACGGATCCACTGCCCGGAATACTACGCTGGTTCCCCGTTAAATCCTGCGAGACGGTTATGGTAGGTATTGCATTGTGTCATCGTCCAAGATAAGTCGATACTaatctgtttcctttttttcaccCTTCAGATAACACCGATCGAGATGGCCATCGAAACGGTGGACGCTAAGAACCGAGCAATCCGAGATCTGGTGCTCGAGCACCAAAGTGATCCACGCATTCCCGTTCACTCGCTGAGTGCGATCATCAAAGGTGTGGTTGATGCGGCCATTAATGGTGGCATTCCTATCTACGAGGAAGCCTTCCTCAAGCCGGAATATCTCGATCGCCATCCGGACGATGATCATCTGGTGGCTCGACTCAAGGATCTGATCGCTTCGCAAATACCGCTGCTCGAGgtagcgttgctgctgcacaaaatGAAAACCCCAGCCAGTCTGCTTCCGTTGCACGATCAGCTCGAAAAGTGCTTCGCCACGATACAGGCCAACGTAGAGGCGAAGTACGGCAAACGTAGCACCGACATCAAGATCGATAGGGATGCCGAGGTTACGTTCCGACGACAAACGACTGCCATGCCACAGCTCAGCATGGAATCTAGTCGACTCTCGGAGGCCAGCGTCGGTTCGTCTGAGTAAGTTTACGAATGTCGCCTGTGTGATATCGGCAGTTGAAAAGAtcgcatttttcatttaatgttttctttattttattttgtagcAGTGGTAGCTCCAAGAATCAAAACAGTCGGCCAACCACGACTAGCTCGGGAGGGTTCAAAAACACCTTCGCCAATTTGACAAACTTCAACACGGTTAACTTAGCCAGGTAAGCTTCCAGCAACAGAACAATGCAAGATCATGAATTAACAGAAGATCTCATCCCGTGAAACCGTTTTGCACATTAGCTACAAGTTAATGAGTAAACGGTTCTACTAAATACTAGGGCGTCCATGGCCCAATAACGCAGTGCCTACCATTAATTATGGAAccatttatcatcattttgttttcccttttcccttcctgcCTGCTTGAACCCCCCAACAATGCATCCTGAATGAAATGATTGGTCGCGCCAATGTCGACCCCTACACCTAATTGATCATCAAAATCCGTCGCATATTTGTGGGAATCTATCCGTCCGTTCACGGGCTGGAACGCAGTGACTTGTTCGAGTTTGATCGAATCAGTTTGTCCAGCTTCACGGCCAACGGAACGGGCGGTAAACTCATTACCAACCTTTCGACCAAAATTGGCACCAAACTAAGGCAGTTCGTATAATTCTTGTTTTTCGTATGTT
The sequence above is a segment of the Anopheles darlingi chromosome 2, idAnoDarlMG_H_01, whole genome shotgun sequence genome. Coding sequences within it:
- the LOC125951086 gene encoding dedicator of cytokinesis protein 1 isoform X2, whose protein sequence is MTVWSRTSERRLAVAKANYSAADKEHHIDLDVGDTVIIEQESYHWYYGRNGSSGTVGIFPKTYVHPVENRTSRDGELIIHRSEIVEEITTVLKEWQYHYRRLYLATDPCFKQLQGKMLELIRLRSQLLSGNLPVDEMRNIKLKATSEIDTGNKILQLDMIVRDESGNILDIECTSTTQLYEHHLNAVDRIKRASNSTNKNRTPDIVNRHSHNLLLSVHNFVCRLSEDTEILFTLYDGDEMRAITENFVVRWSRQGMAADLDQFNNIKVLFTDLSGNDLSRNKIFLVAYVVRIGAMEGKDTEIRRSSMANSVGNGTYKTNRNHISSQLSNPASPSTGSGGTGSGTPSSTGSLNGIPDLNMRRPFGVATLDLKPILRRSEDFKSDTQLKMPFIPCEKEPLEATLRKLITNKDLGEKSDAAIWISVDMLYGDIKQVRDEYPHLVLGNVAFARKMGFPEVIFPGDVRNDLYLTLVSGEFSKGSKSSDKNIEVMAYVCNKQGVTIPGVISYGGGGGALNEYKSVIYYHEDRPKWSETFKIDVPIEEFKQCHLKFTFRHRSSNEAKDRTEKPFGMSFVRLMNDDGTTLQHRRHTLLVYKIDHKKYDEESQYNYLNLPSLADELPNGSTKPAIAGFSLASKDSFIIETNLCSTKLTQNVDILGLLNWSSRKEKLEESLHALMKVRCEEVVKFLQDILDALFNILVDNGDPDKYDKLVFECLLRLIEIVYDLKYQHFQSVLDLYINESFSATLAYEKLIQVVQTDIRNAINSIASTATLNRSASNIYTVNENDEKLYRTTKYLQYIIKFIVRSRVLFAELNQDRGREEFEAGLEQLLESFTELIKYQNDLLKSQGALLKYLHIIASDLMQVYEPLKLGQKIVDIITNVPTGRLNQSKMTCIKDVVDSKLFKLPECRAILLPVFCRQIKDKLESKEEGDFMCDIRQQEKNLIKAAKVLGESKSQLHTRETTAKTKVAECVNIMNNMLELLFQKDADIGPVDGDIRNIMLILLRTVIQSSIAMDRSNPLVGNLVAVMLGIFRSMNASHYQCYVKSFLTSYDLLDFLTEILLVFQELVSKPVFPIDWLDMIMHQNTVILESLRHFAGIIMDQFFSPFEKQVWSNYFQCSITFLTQPSLQLNMFSKTKQSVIRTNYRDIRRETVFEIRKMWFNLGEHKIMFVPRLVGPILEMSLIPEEDLRRATIPIFFDMMQCEYYSSRFATESYGDTRRNTAHIKGNFNDFEKEIIEKLDHYIEGGYGDAEYKDLFYEIMHESCSSHSTLQSYGVQCVQILTRLMEKLLEYRCLIHDESKENRMACTVSLLQFYSDVNRKEMYIRYVDKLYELHMEFDNFTEAAYTLKLHSNELSWDETPLSLLLKSKRHILSSTHRTLKEQLYRSMIDLFDKGKMWECAIELCKELAQQYENEVYDYLSLSELYKRMSTFYENILRTTRYESIYYRVTFFGLGFPEFLRNRAFVYRGNEYEDAGSFNMRILSQHPRAELLTTLTPEPDVQQSEGQFVQIVKVDPVYRDMRFGSKNTQSIASNIVKFYKSNNVTEFQFSRPIRDSTVGGDDIANTSYERTIMRTTDPLPGILRWFPVKSCETVMITPIEMAIETVDAKNRAIRDLVLEHQSDPRIPVHSLSAIIKGVVDAAINGGIPIYEEAFLKPEYLDRHPDDDHLVARLKDLIASQIPLLEVALLLHKMKTPASLLPLHDQLEKCFATIQANVEAKYGKRSTDIKIDRDAEVTFRRQTTAMPQLSMESSRLSEASVGSSDGSSKNQNSRPTTTSSGGFKNTFANLTNFNTVNLARTSLGTSPSSKTKKDKTLTKRRSSRKMDRETMSLSIPNSQFYTAPLGTTSEHSYSMLSSDNSRDSAGSVSLLSTTSTVTVGSPISSPMNSLPVYELTEELHPKRPLRSEVEKEKRLSRPPSIATPTMGTKSSVAGVPSVANGGGDTNSIGSADSSSNRNSIITNDSTTSEEDAVPPPLPLKTSSRCDTGNDYANFGSRTEYRNSSQQAAVTNASHYITFKPMLATPITEQQHCNKTHDGIANNASYDTVQTTGNHNIIIINSVTGPGTGAIYDDKRRPPTPPPKPARNVKG